GGCGGGCTTACGTCCACGGATGGTTTCGTCACCACTCCGCGCCGGGCCCGGCTCCTTGCCCCGCTGGGATGGCGGCGCAATGGTTTCCTGGCCACGCGAACGGCGTTGTTGATTCGCTCGGGCCGATGGTGGCGTGCCCTGGTCCTGGTTCCGCATCAGCGCACGCAGTCCATGGCCTTGCAGCAAGGTCCGCTGGCGCGGCGTTTCGGGGTGGCTGATCTTATCCTCCACACCACGGCCGGACCCGTCGCGCCCCGCCTCTATCAAGCCGGCGTGGAGCAGGCTGTCCAGCTCTTTGACCAACAGGCTGCCCGTGCCCGCGAAGCCAGAAGGCGGCAGACCAGCGAGCAATGGCTTGCACAGGTAACGGGGCAAGCCCCACCCCAATCACCGCCACAAGCACCAACACAATCGTCAACGCAGGAGGATCCACAGCATGGTTAGGCCAGGAAGACTCGGAGTCGGCATCATCGGCGCCGGCAAAGTGGGTGCCGTCCTGGGTGCCGCTCTGCGCGCGGCCGAGCACGCCGTCGTCGGGGTTTCTGCCGTATCCGAGGCGAGCCGGGAGCGGGCGGAGACGTTGCTGCCTGGTGTCCCGATCCTTGGGATCCAGGAGATCGTAGAGCGGTCGGAATTAGTGCTGCTTGCCGTTCCGGACGATGCCCTCGGCGAGCTGGTCGCCGGACTGGCGAAGCTTGGTGCGTGGCAACCGGGCCAACTGGTGGCTCATACCTCGGGCCGTTTCGGTGTGGGGATCCTGCAACCGATCCGCACGGCGGGTGCCATCCCTCTGGCGATGCATCCTGCCATGACCTTCACCGGCATGAGCCTGGACCTGACCCGCCTGATGGATTGCACGTTCGGAGTCACCGCGGACGCTGCTATGTTGCCGATTGCCCAGGCCCTGGTTGTGGAGATGGGCGCCGAACCGGTAGCGATTGCCGAGGCCGACCGCACCCTCTACCACGCTGCTCTCGCGCACAGTTCCAACCACATGGTCACGCTGGTGGCGCAGGCGTCGCAGCTGCTGCGGGAGATCGGCGTCGAATCCCCGGAGTCAATGCTGGGTCCGCTGCTGCGCGCGACATTGGAGAACGCCCTTGCGTCCGGCGAATCGGCACTGACCGGTCCCGTGGCGCGCGGGGATGTAGGCACCGTTGCTGCACACGTCCAGGCTCTGAAGGAATACGACGGCGGTGCTGGCGGCGACGTGCTGGCGGCCTATCAGGCCATGGCACAGGCAACGGCCCGGCGTGCCGGTAACCGCGGACTGCTGCGCCCCGAACAACTGAGTGACATTGGCGAGGCACTGGGAACTGAACCCACCGCGCCGGAAGGAATCTGAACAGCATGGCCATCAAACTCGTGACCACCGCAGCCGAACTGCGTGCCGAGAGCGCCCGTCTCCTGGCTTCCAAGCGGGGAAGTTCCCAAGGCCTGGTGCCCACCATGGGCGCCCTGCACTCCGGCCACGCAGCCTTGGCGAGGACCGCAGTGGCTGAGAACGACGTCGTGGTAGCCACCATTTTCGTGAATCCCCTCCAGTTCGGCGACGCCGTGGACCTCGACCGCTATCCCCGCACGCTCGAGGCGGATATGGCTCTCCTCAATGCCGAAGGAGTTGACCTTGTCTTCGCACCTTCCGTTGACGAGGTGTACCCGGGTGGCCAGCCGCTGGTCCGTGTATCCGCCGGCCCGCTCGGTGGGAAATGGGAGGGCGCCTCGCGCCCCGGCCACTTCGATGGCGCCCTGACTGTGGTAGCCAAGTTGCTGCACTATGGACTTCCGGGCGGCGCAGCTGCGGACGGTTCGACGCCGGCCTACCGCGCCTACTTTGGCCAGAAGGACGCCCAGCAACTTGCCCTCGTGAAGCGGATGGTCGCCGATCTGAACTTCCCGGTGGAGATCGTGCCCGTGCCAATCGTCCGCAGTGAGGACGGCCTGGCGCTTTCCAGCCGTAACCGCTTCCTCTCGGACGAAGAGCGCGAGGCGGCGCTGGTGCTGTCGCGGGCTCTGCGCCTTATCGAGTCCCGC
This window of the Arthrobacter sp. StoSoilB5 genome carries:
- the panC gene encoding pantoate--beta-alanine ligase; this encodes MAIKLVTTAAELRAESARLLASKRGSSQGLVPTMGALHSGHAALARTAVAENDVVVATIFVNPLQFGDAVDLDRYPRTLEADMALLNAEGVDLVFAPSVDEVYPGGQPLVRVSAGPLGGKWEGASRPGHFDGALTVVAKLLHYGLPGGAAADGSTPAYRAYFGQKDAQQLALVKRMVADLNFPVEIVPVPIVRSEDGLALSSRNRFLSDEEREAALVLSRALRLIESRANAHEPLDLDSAVELVESQPLVELDYFDVVDPTTLEPLAENCKETPFRGEGLAIIAAKVGPVRLIDNAPLNS
- a CDS encoding DUF2520 domain-containing protein, translating into MVRPGRLGVGIIGAGKVGAVLGAALRAAEHAVVGVSAVSEASRERAETLLPGVPILGIQEIVERSELVLLAVPDDALGELVAGLAKLGAWQPGQLVAHTSGRFGVGILQPIRTAGAIPLAMHPAMTFTGMSLDLTRLMDCTFGVTADAAMLPIAQALVVEMGAEPVAIAEADRTLYHAALAHSSNHMVTLVAQASQLLREIGVESPESMLGPLLRATLENALASGESALTGPVARGDVGTVAAHVQALKEYDGGAGGDVLAAYQAMAQATARRAGNRGLLRPEQLSDIGEALGTEPTAPEGI